ACCGGGAAGGATCCCGAGTGGACCCTCACGGAGCTGGAGATGGATGATGCCGAGGGCAAGGCTCGGAGACTCCGGGAGCTTCATGGCCAGATCTCGTCGAGCCAGGTCACCCATTCACCATCTCCATCATCTGAGCCGTCCGAGTCCGCCTGGAAGCTGGAAATCGAGCGACTCCGCCGACGCTACACACACGCATTCACTGAGTTTGTGTGCTTGTTCGAGCAGCCCACGTCCATTGAGAGCTTCCATGAAAAAGTCAGCACCGAGGTCCAGGGCCGCAACAGCGCTGTGCTCTCCGCGGCGGTGAAACTCGACGAAAAAGAGTGGCGCAAGGGAGCCTATGTTCTGCACTTCCGCAGCTACTCCGAATTCAGGAAGGAATATCTGAGAGAGTCCAGCGGCAAGACCATTGAAAACCTGCTGGAATACTTCTCCTCGAATGGGCCCGATGAAAGACAGAAGCGGATGATGGGCCCGACCGAGGAGGAGCTGAGCGATCTCTATGAGAAGAGCAACAAGGGGTGGGCCCAGTGGATCCTCGAGTGCGTCATCGAAAAGGAACTGCACGGTGCGTCAGAGGGCGTCTACTTCCTGGACCTGCCAGGGTGCTGCCGTCGTGATCGCGAGGAGGGTGGCAACTCCCTGGAAGTGACCATCCTGGGCTATGCCATGCTTTTCCCCTCGATGGAGGGGAAGGTGGCCGTGTTCGCCAACCTGTGCAGTTCCTCTGATTATGCCGGGGCCAAGAAGCTCTCCGGTGCGAATAAGGACGTCGAGCAGAGCATGGGAGTCACCGCGGCTCATGAGCTCGGGCACTCGCTCTTCCTGGCGCACGCGCCGCTCGATGAGCAAGATCGTCCTTCCAATCCGGGCTCTACTGCAGGGGTGGAGCCAGGCTTCCATGATTCACGGATGATGACCTGCCTCATGGGCTACCACAGAAACAGCCAGTATTTCTGTGGCCTGTGTCTGCTCCGGCTGCGCGGGTGGTCGCGACAGAATCTGAAATCGTGAGTGGAGCGTGGGTTGGGACGCGGAAGCTGGGACGCGGGAAACAGCGTGGACGCGGCGGGAATCGGACCCGCTCCCCCAATCAGCTGTGGAGAGGGACTGTGCCATGCGATACGCAATGCCGAGATCTTGAGGGTGGGGGCCGGCCCACTCCTTTTCAGACCATGCACCTTCCATCACCCATGCGCACCGCGCTCCTCTGTCTCCTCTCGCTCACCGGCTGCGTGTCCAGCGCCCCCAAAGTCGAAGTGTTGCCGGAACAGCAGCCCTTGGCGGGCGCCCCTCCCACTGCGAAGCGCCTGAGTCCGGAGGAAGACCCGCGGCTCCGGGACGAAGCCGCGCTGAAGGAGCGCGCGGAGTTCCTCTGCAGGCACCACCAGGTCGACGCTCCGGCGATGTCGCGCCTGCCGCGAGGTACGCGCCCCTACGAGCTGATCCGCGAGGCGGACCTCTTCCACGTCCGGGACTTCCCCAACGTGGTGGCGCGCACGCCGTTGGACCAGCCCGCCGTCTTCGCCGAGGTGGCGAACCACATCCGCTGCAAGGTGGCGTCGATTGAGGTCCGCGCCTGCACGGCGGCCGTCACCCTCTGGCAGACCCGGCCCCGCTGGGAGGACCCGGCCTTTCCCACCGCGGCCCTGAGTGAGTCCGAGTCCCTCGACTCGCGGCGGGCCATCCTGCGGCACTGGATGGAGGTGTCGTCAGCACCGGTGACGAAGACGTATCGGTGGGTCTTCTCCCGGACTTCGGCGGACACCTGGCGCGCGGACTTCGAGCTTCCGGAGCGGGCACGCGGCTTCGGCGACCCCTTCTTCGGACCGGACGCACCGAAGGAGCGCCCCGCCATCCCGCAGTTCGCGAGGGATGAGATGACGGCTCCTCAGCGGCTGTGCAGCGGCACGCCGAGGTACACTGCGGAGGCCCTGGCCGCGCGCGTCCAGGGCCAGATGGTCACCCGGTGCGTCCTGACCCGTGAGGGCTCGGTGAAGAGCTGCCGCGTCCTGAAGCCGCTCCCGCACATGGAGGAGGCGCTGTTGAAGGTCTTCCACAGCGCTCGCTTCACGCCCGTCACGGCCCACGGCGAACCCATCGACGTGGACTACACGTTCACCACCAACTTCCTGCTCCCCCGATAGCGACCGGGGGAGCAGGGCTCCCGCTACAGCCCCGGACCGCGAATCCAGTCGATGTCGAACTGGATGCCCAACCCCGATACCGGGTCGAGCCGGAGGTCGGTGATGGTCCCATTCCAGTCGGGCAGGCCCGCCAGCTCGAACGTGACGGTCTGGTAGGCGCCGTTGCCGGAGTAGACGGCGCTGGCCACGCGCGTGGCGGAGAAGCCGGGCTGGGTGCTGGTGGCGAAGAAGAGCTGCACGCCGGTGTTCTGCGAGGCCCTCATGCGGACGTGAATCCGCGGCACGCGGCTGGCGCTGAAGTTGTAGTCGCTGTTCACGACCACCGCGTCGCCGTTGTTGGACGAGGTGCCGGTCAGCACGCCGTTGGCCACCGCCTGCCCGGCGATGTTGCCGAAGGTCGTCCAGCCCTCGAAGCCTCCCGGCGCGTTGAACTCCGCCCCCAGGTCGGCGGCGTCGAAGGGATGCCGGTTCGCGGCGATCTCCACGGAGTCCGTCACCTGGTCTCCGTCCGTGTCCAGCGGAGGCACCGCGAAGTTCGTGCTCCAGCTGAGGGTGAAGGACTGGTTCTTCCCGGTGGCGACCGCCTTGATGTAGAGGTCGCCGCCCGGCTGCACGTAGTAGCCCGAGGTGCCAGCGCCGCGCAGGTTGGCGAGCGAGGCGTGGGAGGTGAGGGCGCCCTGGCTGGAGGAGAGCGCGAGCCCCCCCAGCCTCCCGAAGTCCTTGAAGCGGGCGACGTAGTTGTCGCCCACGCTCGCGTCCTCCATGTTCATCGTCACCACCTTCACGGCGGGGAGGGACTCGTAGGTATACGTGTACTCGAAGCCCTCGTTGACGATGAACGGGAGCTGGTGCCACTCGTGGTAGCCCGAGTTCTCGATGTAGAAGAAAGGAACCGTGGGCGTTCCCGCCTTCTCTCGCGTGCAGGTGAGGTTGGGCGTCTGCTCGAACGGCACGTTGTAGGAGAGCCGCGAGAGGACGAACCGGTGGTCGCTCCGGTACGCGTTCACCCAGTTCGGCGGGCGGTACTCGTCGCCCACGCGCATGAACGGCTGGCTGGACACGAGGGTGGTGTTGGCCTTGCCGGTGATGCCGCCGGTGAGATCCCTCAGCGCGATGGACCAGTACCGCGGGTGCCCGGCGTGGTTGGCGTGCGTGCCCGGGGCGGGGCGGAGGTCGAAGTCCTCCAGCACCGTGCGGGGCGGAGCGGCGGGCGACATCGTGTTCCCGGAGAAGAAGTGGTTGGTGTGCTTGATGGCCGCGCCGGTGTTGATGAGGAAGTTGGCGTTGGCGGCGTCCCACCCGATGAAGTGGGAGTCCCGGACCTGGCCCGCGCCGTCATACACCCGGTAGGCGTGAAGGGGCCCGCCGTTGAGGTTCTCGCCGGAGTTGGCCACGAACACGCTCTGGTCGACGACGCTGTAGCTGGCCAGCATGGTGCCGACCGTGTTCTCCACCAGGACGTTGTTGCGGAAGAAGAGGTTGTCGGACGGGCCACCCGCGCCAATGCCCGTGTAGATGGCCATGTCGTTCGCGTACCAGGTGCTGTTCTCGATGAGGTGCGGGGCGGTGTCCGACCAGCCCAGGTTCGGCTGGATGGAGTGGTTGGCGTCCAGCCCGTCGAAGATGTCGATGCCCGTCATGCTGCTGTGGGCGCTGTTGCCTCGGAAGGCAATCATCGGCAGCGTCCTGGGACGCATCGACGAGAAGCGCGGGTCGGTCGCGGACTGCCCCATGGGGCGCTCGGGGAAGGCAAACCAGAAGCCGGTCCCCTGGGTGCCCGCCGCGACGTTGTCCTCGAACGTGTTCTGGGGGTTGGTGATCCAGTAGCTGGCCGGGGTGCGGTTCTGCACCTGGTCGAGCTCGTTGTCGGACGGAGTCACCTGCTCGCCCGGCGCGGGCCTCTTGGTGAGCA
Above is a genomic segment from Pyxidicoccus trucidator containing:
- a CDS encoding energy transducer TonB: MAGAPPTAKRLSPEEDPRLRDEAALKERAEFLCRHHQVDAPAMSRLPRGTRPYELIREADLFHVRDFPNVVARTPLDQPAVFAEVANHIRCKVASIEVRACTAAVTLWQTRPRWEDPAFPTAALSESESLDSRRAILRHWMEVSSAPVTKTYRWVFSRTSADTWRADFELPERARGFGDPFFGPDAPKERPAIPQFARDEMTAPQRLCSGTPRYTAEALAARVQGQMVTRCVLTREGSVKSCRVLKPLPHMEEALLKVFHSARFTPVTAHGEPIDVDYTFTTNFLLPR